Proteins encoded within one genomic window of Amorphus orientalis:
- a CDS encoding L,D-transpeptidase family protein, which produces MDVKLSRGILSSWRGVLAAAVLGLVVAGCQVSDLPKHMKPLSPKLVAKIDRMNMTKTSPILVRIFKEESELEVWKETREGKYALLETYEICAWSGELGPKKKEGDRQSPEGFYTIYPAQMNPKSSYHLAFNLGFPNAYDQSLGRTGSFLMVHGDCSSRGCYAMEDEQIEEIYALGREAFRGGQRAFQVQAFPFRMTPENMAKHHDNPNMPFWSMLKEGYDHFEVTSQEPQVAVCGHRYVFNAEAPAGQSFRASSACPDYQVPQDIWFAVASKQRRDNELVQQILAQKERREQREEDWEARKARIAGILGRDNDDAAAASPADATAPAAPKATGGETAPAAAPAEDDDAARMMLIASGVPVPEPSPRESSERVVPAPGQQAEDGDEAAKSTALALVPEAANGAIGLGRRAASGTAEKVGDAFSRVNSVMPWK; this is translated from the coding sequence ATGGACGTGAAGTTGAGCCGAGGCATTCTGTCCAGCTGGCGCGGGGTTCTGGCCGCCGCCGTGCTCGGGCTCGTCGTCGCCGGCTGTCAGGTGTCCGACCTGCCCAAGCACATGAAGCCGCTGAGCCCCAAGCTGGTCGCCAAGATCGACCGCATGAACATGACGAAGACGTCGCCGATCCTGGTTCGCATCTTCAAGGAAGAGAGCGAACTGGAGGTCTGGAAGGAGACGCGCGAGGGCAAGTACGCGCTTCTCGAGACCTACGAGATCTGCGCGTGGTCGGGCGAGCTCGGTCCGAAGAAGAAGGAAGGCGACCGGCAGTCGCCCGAAGGCTTCTACACGATCTATCCCGCCCAGATGAATCCGAAGTCGAGCTACCACCTGGCGTTCAATCTCGGCTTTCCCAACGCCTACGATCAGTCGCTCGGCCGGACCGGCTCGTTCCTGATGGTGCACGGCGACTGCTCCTCGCGCGGCTGCTACGCCATGGAGGACGAGCAGATCGAGGAAATCTATGCGCTCGGCCGCGAAGCGTTCCGCGGCGGTCAGCGTGCGTTCCAGGTCCAGGCGTTCCCGTTCCGCATGACTCCGGAGAACATGGCCAAGCATCACGACAACCCGAACATGCCGTTCTGGTCGATGCTGAAGGAAGGCTACGACCACTTCGAGGTGACCAGCCAGGAGCCTCAGGTGGCGGTCTGCGGCCACCGCTACGTGTTCAACGCCGAAGCGCCCGCCGGGCAGAGCTTCCGCGCCTCCAGCGCCTGCCCGGACTATCAGGTCCCGCAGGACATCTGGTTCGCCGTCGCCTCCAAGCAGCGGCGCGACAACGAGCTGGTTCAGCAGATCCTGGCCCAGAAGGAGCGCCGCGAGCAGCGTGAAGAGGACTGGGAGGCCCGCAAGGCGCGGATCGCCGGTATCCTCGGCCGCGACAATGACGATGCTGCGGCCGCCAGCCCGGCTGATGCGACTGCTCCCGCCGCGCCGAAGGCGACCGGTGGCGAGACCGCTCCTGCGGCGGCTCCGGCCGAAGACGACGATGCGGCGCGGATGATGCTGATCGCCAGCGGCGTTCCGGTGCCGGAACCCTCGCCGCGCGAGTCCAGCGAACGCGTGGTGCCCGCTCCCGGCCAGCAGGCCGAGGACGGGGACGAGGCCGCCAAGTCGACGGCGCTCGCTCTCGTGCCGGAAGCCGCGAACGGCGCGATCGGCCTCGGCCGCCGGGCGGCCAGCGGGACGGCTGAAAAGGTCGGCGACGCGTTCAGCCGGGTGAACTCGGTGATGCCCTGGAAGTGA
- a CDS encoding acetyl-CoA carboxylase carboxyltransferase subunit alpha: MHSFLEFEKPVADLVGKLEELKALGTEDGRSVDVDDEIARLEGKAQQALKDIYAKLTPWQKAQVARHPDRPHASDYVASLISDFVPLAGDRLYGEDSAILAGLGRFRGAPVAILGQEKGHDTASRLRHNFGMARPEGYRKAVRLMKMADRFSLPVIALVDTAGAYPGIGAEERGQAEAIARSTEQCLALGVPNVAVVIGEGGSGGAIALATANRVLMLEHSIYSVISPEGAASILWHDSAKAQEAASNMKITAQDLLKLGVIDEIVAEPLGGAHRQRETMMAAVGDAIERRLTELVSQDRDSLKQARRDKFLAIGRTLER, translated from the coding sequence ATGCACAGCTTTCTGGAGTTCGAGAAGCCGGTCGCCGACCTGGTCGGCAAGCTGGAAGAGCTGAAGGCTCTCGGGACAGAGGACGGTCGCTCCGTCGACGTCGACGACGAGATCGCGCGGCTTGAGGGCAAGGCGCAGCAGGCTCTGAAGGACATCTACGCGAAGCTGACGCCCTGGCAGAAGGCCCAGGTCGCACGGCATCCCGACCGGCCCCACGCGTCCGACTACGTCGCCTCCCTGATCAGCGATTTCGTGCCGCTCGCCGGCGACCGCCTCTATGGCGAGGATTCGGCGATCCTGGCCGGTCTCGGCCGCTTTCGTGGAGCCCCGGTCGCGATTCTCGGCCAGGAAAAAGGTCACGACACCGCTTCCCGGCTGCGGCACAATTTCGGCATGGCGCGGCCGGAAGGCTACCGCAAGGCCGTTCGGCTGATGAAGATGGCCGACCGGTTTTCCCTGCCGGTGATCGCCCTGGTCGACACGGCCGGCGCCTATCCGGGCATCGGCGCGGAGGAGCGCGGCCAGGCGGAGGCGATCGCGCGCTCGACCGAGCAGTGCCTGGCGCTCGGCGTCCCGAACGTCGCCGTCGTGATCGGCGAAGGCGGGTCCGGCGGCGCCATCGCGCTCGCCACTGCCAACCGGGTGCTGATGCTCGAACATTCGATCTACAGCGTGATCTCGCCGGAAGGGGCCGCCTCCATTCTGTGGCACGATTCGGCCAAGGCCCAGGAAGCTGCGTCGAACATGAAGATCACCGCCCAGGATCTTCTCAAGCTCGGGGTGATCGACGAGATCGTCGCGGAGCCGCTCGGCGGCGCCCATCGTCAGCGCGAGACGATGATGGCGGCTGTGGGCGATGCCATCGAACGCCGGCTGACGGAGCTCGTGAGCCAGGACCGCGACAGCCTGAAGCAGGCCAGGCGTGACAAATTTCTCGCAATCGGACGCACTCTCGAGCGTTGA
- a CDS encoding site-specific tyrosine recombinase XerD, producing the protein MNRSETDIERFLEAIAVETGAAHNTLDAYRRDLTAFAEGLDGRSLAGATSQDISDHLADLARRGFAASSQARKLSALRRFYRFLHAEGDRSDDPSGRIARPKRVRPLPKILSEEEVDRLIETARAGAERADLSPRKAIKALRTHALLELLYATGMRVSELVSLPATASRPREPMLLVKGKGGRERLVPLTDSACRAMLRFRQAVEALPALARSRHLFPADSDSGHLTRQAFARDLKDAAVAAGIQPSRVSPHVLRHAFASHLLQNGADLRVVQQLLGHADIGTTEIYTHVLAERLARLVGEHHPLAESAA; encoded by the coding sequence ATGAACCGATCGGAAACGGACATCGAGCGCTTTCTGGAGGCCATCGCGGTGGAGACCGGGGCGGCGCACAACACGCTGGACGCCTACCGGCGGGATCTGACCGCCTTTGCCGAGGGGCTCGACGGGCGCTCGCTGGCCGGCGCGACCTCCCAGGACATCTCCGACCATCTCGCCGATCTCGCCCGCCGGGGCTTTGCCGCCTCCAGCCAGGCCCGCAAGCTGTCGGCGCTGAGGCGCTTCTACCGCTTCCTGCATGCCGAAGGCGATCGCTCCGACGATCCGTCCGGCCGCATCGCGCGCCCGAAGCGGGTACGGCCGCTGCCGAAGATCCTCTCCGAGGAAGAGGTCGACCGGCTGATCGAGACCGCGCGCGCCGGCGCGGAGAGGGCGGACCTGTCGCCCAGAAAGGCGATCAAGGCGCTCAGAACCCATGCGCTCCTGGAGCTTCTCTATGCCACCGGAATGCGGGTTTCCGAGCTGGTGTCGCTGCCGGCGACGGCCAGCCGCCCGCGCGAGCCGATGCTGCTGGTGAAGGGCAAGGGCGGCCGCGAACGCCTGGTGCCGCTGACCGACAGCGCCTGCCGGGCGATGCTGCGCTTCCGCCAGGCGGTGGAGGCCCTGCCGGCGCTGGCGCGCAGCCGGCATCTCTTTCCGGCCGACAGCGACAGCGGCCATCTCACCCGGCAGGCCTTCGCCCGGGACCTGAAGGACGCCGCCGTCGCCGCCGGGATCCAGCCCTCGCGGGTGTCGCCGCACGTGCTGCGCCACGCCTTCGCCAGCCATTTGCTCCAGAATGGCGCCGATCTCAGGGTCGTGCAGCAGCTTCTCGGCCACGCGGACATTGGAACCACCGAGATCTATACCCATGTGCTCGCGGAGCGCCTCGCGCGGCTGGTGGGTGAGCATCACCCGCTGGCGGAGAGCGCTGCTTGA
- a CDS encoding shikimate kinase gives MSAAQSPVSAQKPSPDSVLSRLGARSLVLVGMPGAGKSSIGRRLAARLDLPFVDADHEIEAAAGMAIPDIFEIHGEAAFRDGERRVIRRLLAERQLVLATGGGAFMSAETRRSIAEAGLSIWLKADHATLMQRVRRRANRPLLAGTDPEGTMRRLQEEREPVFGTSDLVVDSWDGPHEAIVASILTALEHYLDGHAPAVPETK, from the coding sequence GTGTCCGCCGCGCAGAGCCCCGTCTCAGCCCAGAAGCCGTCGCCCGACAGCGTCCTGTCGCGGCTGGGCGCGCGCTCGCTGGTGCTCGTCGGCATGCCCGGGGCCGGCAAGTCTTCCATCGGCCGGCGCCTGGCCGCCCGGCTCGACCTCCCCTTCGTCGACGCCGATCACGAGATCGAGGCGGCGGCGGGCATGGCGATCCCCGACATCTTCGAGATCCACGGCGAAGCCGCGTTCCGAGACGGCGAGCGGCGGGTGATCCGGCGCCTTCTGGCCGAGCGCCAGCTCGTTCTGGCAACCGGCGGCGGTGCGTTCATGTCCGCGGAGACCCGGCGGTCGATCGCCGAGGCCGGTCTCTCGATCTGGCTGAAGGCCGACCACGCGACGCTGATGCAGCGGGTTCGGCGACGCGCCAACCGGCCGCTCCTGGCCGGCACCGACCCGGAGGGCACCATGCGCCGCCTCCAGGAGGAGCGCGAACCCGTCTTCGGGACGTCGGATCTGGTCGTCGATTCCTGGGACGGCCCCCACGAAGCGATCGTCGCATCCATCCTGACGGCGCTGGAGCATTATTTGGACGGCCACGCCCCGGCGGTCCCGGAGACGAAATGA
- the aroB gene encoding 3-dehydroquinate synthase, translating to MTVDDTTPLLTVPVSLGDRSYDIFIGSGLLAEAGERLAGLAPGGRAMVVTDETVAERHLPALMAALESAKVPAEAFVVPAGEATKSFAELERLVDAVLTARLERGDTIVALGGGVVGDLAGFAAGIVRRGMAFVQIPTTLLAQVDSSVGGKTGINTAHGKNLVGVFHQPQFVLIDTDLLATLPPRHLKAGYAEVVKYGLIDDPVFFGWLEANAPAVFAGGPALAEAIAASCRAKARVVAADEREAGNRALLNLGHTFGHALEAAVGYGGDLVHGEAVAIGMAMAFRLSTLLGFCPAEDAVRVERHLHAVGLLADLTEVPATARDPARLLALMAQDKKVQRGALTLILTRGIGRSFIAHDVAADVIADFLEDETAR from the coding sequence ATGACAGTGGACGACACCACCCCCCTTCTGACCGTTCCGGTTTCCCTCGGAGATCGCAGCTACGACATCTTCATCGGATCCGGTCTCCTGGCCGAAGCCGGCGAACGGCTGGCCGGGCTCGCCCCCGGCGGCCGGGCCATGGTGGTCACCGACGAAACGGTCGCCGAGCGCCATTTGCCTGCGCTCATGGCAGCGCTGGAATCGGCGAAGGTCCCGGCCGAGGCGTTCGTGGTGCCGGCCGGCGAGGCGACCAAGTCGTTCGCGGAACTGGAACGCCTGGTCGACGCGGTTCTGACGGCCCGCCTGGAGCGCGGCGACACGATCGTCGCGCTCGGCGGTGGTGTGGTCGGTGATCTAGCCGGGTTCGCGGCCGGCATCGTGCGCCGCGGCATGGCGTTCGTGCAGATCCCCACGACCCTCCTGGCCCAGGTGGATTCGTCGGTCGGCGGCAAGACCGGCATAAACACCGCCCACGGCAAGAACCTGGTCGGGGTGTTCCATCAGCCGCAGTTCGTCCTGATCGACACCGACCTCCTGGCCACCCTTCCCCCCCGCCATCTGAAAGCGGGCTATGCGGAGGTGGTGAAGTACGGCCTCATCGACGATCCCGTGTTCTTCGGCTGGCTGGAAGCGAACGCTCCGGCCGTGTTTGCCGGCGGGCCGGCACTTGCCGAAGCCATTGCCGCCAGTTGCCGCGCCAAGGCCCGCGTCGTGGCGGCGGACGAACGCGAGGCCGGCAACCGGGCCCTGCTCAATCTCGGCCACACCTTCGGCCACGCGCTGGAAGCGGCCGTCGGATATGGCGGCGATCTGGTTCACGGCGAGGCGGTGGCGATCGGCATGGCGATGGCGTTCCGCCTGTCCACGCTGCTCGGCTTCTGCCCGGCGGAGGACGCGGTCCGGGTCGAGCGGCACCTGCACGCCGTCGGACTGCTGGCCGACCTGACCGAAGTTCCAGCCACCGCCCGCGATCCCGCCCGTCTCCTGGCGCTGATGGCCCAGGACAAGAAGGTGCAGCGCGGCGCCCTGACCCTGATTCTGACCCGCGGCATCGGCCGCTCCTTTATCGCCCACGACGTCGCCGCCGACGTCATTGCGGATTTTCTGGAGGATGAGACAGCGCGATGA
- a CDS encoding HlyC/CorC family transporter has protein sequence MSSLELWLTGASILVLLCLSGFFSGTETAITAASRARMHQLEKAGDRRAPVAGKLIDIRERLIGAILLGNNLVNILASALTTSALIAIFGDAAVAYATIIMTVLVVVFSEVLPKTWAISNPDRFALAVAPIARAVVVIFGPVTAAVQVFVRWLLRRLGVDVDENSGISPHEEIRGTVDLQHMQGGLHKAERDRLGGLLDLAELEVSDIMKHRTKMQMLNADEPAATVVDQALASPYTRLPLWRGEPENIVGILHAKDLLRALHAAEGEVDALDIMTIAKPPWFVPDATNLHDQLNAFLKRKSHFALVVDEYGEVMGLVTLEDIIEEIVGEISDEHDIVVEGVRPQPDGTLLVDGGVTIRDLNRALDWTLPDDEATTAAGLVIHEARMIPEEKQAFTFHGVRFVVEKKDRNRITLLRVQQVPQQEA, from the coding sequence ATGAGTTCGCTGGAACTGTGGCTTACTGGTGCGTCTATTCTCGTTCTTTTGTGTCTATCCGGCTTCTTTTCTGGCACCGAGACCGCCATTACTGCGGCGTCGCGCGCCCGGATGCATCAACTGGAAAAGGCGGGTGACCGGCGCGCGCCCGTCGCCGGCAAGCTCATCGACATCCGCGAGCGGCTGATCGGGGCAATCCTGCTCGGCAACAACCTCGTAAACATCCTTGCTTCGGCACTGACGACGAGCGCCCTGATCGCGATCTTCGGCGATGCCGCCGTGGCCTACGCCACCATCATCATGACGGTGCTCGTCGTGGTGTTTTCCGAGGTGTTGCCCAAGACCTGGGCGATCTCCAATCCGGACCGGTTCGCGCTTGCCGTCGCACCCATCGCCCGCGCCGTCGTCGTGATTTTCGGGCCGGTGACCGCGGCCGTACAGGTCTTCGTGCGCTGGCTCCTGCGCCGCCTGGGCGTCGACGTCGACGAGAATTCCGGCATCTCCCCGCACGAGGAAATCCGCGGAACGGTCGATCTGCAGCACATGCAGGGCGGCCTGCACAAGGCCGAACGCGACCGTCTCGGCGGCCTGCTGGACCTGGCCGAGCTGGAAGTCTCCGACATCATGAAGCATCGCACCAAGATGCAGATGCTGAACGCCGACGAACCGGCGGCAACGGTCGTGGACCAGGCGCTGGCCAGCCCCTACACGCGCCTGCCGCTGTGGCGCGGCGAGCCGGAGAACATCGTGGGCATTCTCCACGCCAAGGATCTCCTGCGTGCGCTGCACGCCGCCGAAGGCGAGGTCGACGCGCTCGACATCATGACCATTGCCAAGCCGCCGTGGTTCGTGCCCGACGCCACCAACCTGCACGACCAGCTCAACGCCTTCCTCAAGCGGAAATCCCATTTCGCCCTGGTCGTCGACGAGTACGGCGAGGTGATGGGGCTGGTGACCCTCGAGGACATCATCGAGGAGATCGTCGGCGAGATTTCCGACGAGCACGACATCGTGGTGGAGGGCGTGCGGCCGCAGCCGGACGGCACGCTCCTCGTCGACGGCGGCGTCACCATCCGCGACCTGAACCGGGCCCTCGACTGGACCCTGCCGGACGACGAAGCCACCACCGCGGCCGGTCTGGTGATCCACGAGGCGCGCATGATTCCGGAGGAGAAGCAGGCCTTCACCTTCCACGGCGTCCGGTTCGTGGTGGAGAAGAAGGACCGCAACCGGATCACGCTCCTGCGGGTGCAGCAGGTGCCCCAGCAGGAAGCCTGA
- a CDS encoding undecaprenyl-phosphate glucose phosphotransferase — MVRSPLRLQQISELQQVGDLLLLMVLGLAAYIIYPGLAVEQAQEYLLAAALGSLVCISVLRLNKGYSEQPYLIQGIKVLQITVALLLTGAVLATIAFAFKESETYSRLWAAIWLALAWIGLVSSRVAVASILTRVMRRGALVRRTAIYGGGDQGKQLLAHIADKQDPSVQIVGYYDEREEEERLVVAGLQRLGGLQELQEAVAAGKVDTIILALPFNAEARLTQISAMFDSYPVTILLAPDLIMWRVMRGATFTVAGVPLPRLADAPIVGWAGVIKLFEDKVLSSLLLLLLAPIMVLIAIAVRLDTGGPILFRQPRRGFNGELFTIYKFRTMHAAMADPEGARQATRNDRRVTRVGWFLRRMSLDELPQFWNVLKGDMSLVGPRPHAPGTKVGDESFERAVARYSHRYRVKPGITGWAQVNGWRGETDSPEKLQMRVRYDVEYIDNWSLGLDLYILAITPFAVLFRRSRAY; from the coding sequence ATGGTCAGATCGCCGCTGCGCCTCCAGCAAATCTCGGAACTCCAGCAGGTCGGTGATCTGCTGCTCCTGATGGTGCTCGGCCTCGCCGCCTACATCATCTATCCCGGGCTCGCGGTCGAACAGGCGCAGGAATATCTGCTGGCGGCCGCTCTGGGATCGCTGGTCTGCATCTCCGTGCTGCGGCTCAACAAGGGATACAGCGAACAGCCCTATCTCATTCAGGGCATCAAGGTGCTCCAGATCACCGTGGCTCTGCTTCTCACCGGAGCCGTGCTGGCCACGATCGCGTTCGCCTTCAAGGAATCGGAGACCTATTCCCGGCTCTGGGCCGCCATCTGGCTCGCACTGGCCTGGATCGGCCTGGTGTCCTCCCGCGTGGCCGTGGCCTCGATCCTGACCCGGGTGATGCGCCGCGGTGCGCTGGTTCGCCGGACGGCGATCTATGGCGGGGGCGACCAGGGCAAGCAGCTCCTGGCCCACATCGCGGACAAGCAGGACCCGAGCGTTCAGATCGTCGGCTACTATGACGAACGCGAAGAGGAAGAGCGCCTGGTGGTCGCAGGCCTCCAGCGCCTCGGCGGCCTGCAGGAGCTCCAGGAGGCCGTCGCGGCCGGAAAGGTCGATACGATCATCCTCGCGCTGCCGTTCAATGCGGAGGCCCGGCTTACCCAGATCAGCGCTATGTTCGACAGCTACCCGGTGACGATCCTGCTGGCGCCGGACCTGATCATGTGGCGGGTGATGCGCGGGGCGACGTTCACGGTCGCCGGGGTGCCGCTGCCGCGGCTCGCCGACGCGCCGATTGTCGGCTGGGCCGGGGTGATCAAGCTGTTCGAGGACAAGGTTCTCTCCAGCCTGCTGCTTCTACTGCTTGCGCCGATCATGGTTCTGATCGCGATCGCCGTCCGCCTCGACACCGGGGGGCCGATCCTGTTCCGCCAGCCGCGCCGCGGCTTCAACGGCGAGCTGTTCACGATCTACAAGTTCCGAACCATGCATGCCGCGATGGCCGACCCGGAGGGCGCCCGGCAGGCGACGCGCAACGACCGGCGCGTTACCCGGGTGGGGTGGTTCCTGAGGCGCATGAGCCTCGACGAGCTGCCCCAGTTCTGGAACGTCCTGAAGGGCGACATGTCCCTGGTCGGGCCGCGACCCCACGCGCCGGGCACGAAGGTCGGCGACGAGAGCTTCGAGCGCGCCGTCGCCCGCTACAGCCATCGCTACCGCGTCAAGCCGGGCATCACAGGGTGGGCCCAGGTGAACGGCTGGCGCGGCGAGACCGACAGCCCCGAAAAGCTCCAGATGCGGGTGCGTTACGACGTCGAATATATCGACAACTGGTCGCTCGGGCTGGACCTCTACATCCTCGCGATCACGCCGTTCGCGGTCCTGTTCCGCCGCTCCAGAGCGTACTGA
- a CDS encoding O-methyltransferase: MSIIGSAKQAVRRAFAPRDKATLRKVAATDGVDCAALVEAIEAVYGLKSDPPAAIRAIEAARTAMAADTRPLADGTQGTPGPFDDGITVADACGVSKPPSQAVLLYALARRLNPASILELGTNVGISSAFLGAGLKDAGGSGRVLSLDVSPYRIEVARALHRDLAIGGIETRVGLFEDTLSGAIADAAPIDMAFIDGNHQYEPTLAYTDAIAERSVEGAIFVYDDVRWSDGMKLAWSEILKDSRFPVVIDLHSMGLALYAPSSKIEPVRTPVLYSVLART, from the coding sequence ATGTCGATCATAGGATCCGCGAAACAGGCCGTCCGGCGCGCCTTCGCGCCGCGCGACAAGGCGACGTTGCGGAAGGTTGCGGCCACGGACGGCGTCGATTGCGCAGCCCTGGTGGAGGCGATCGAGGCGGTCTACGGCCTGAAGTCCGATCCGCCGGCCGCCATCCGGGCGATCGAGGCGGCGCGGACGGCCATGGCGGCGGATACACGGCCGCTGGCCGATGGGACCCAGGGCACGCCCGGGCCCTTCGATGACGGGATAACGGTCGCGGACGCCTGCGGGGTCAGCAAGCCGCCGTCCCAGGCGGTGCTTCTCTATGCGCTCGCCAGACGGCTGAACCCGGCGTCGATCCTGGAACTTGGTACAAATGTCGGCATTTCCTCCGCCTTCCTGGGGGCTGGGCTCAAGGACGCAGGCGGGTCCGGACGGGTCCTGAGCCTCGATGTCTCACCCTACCGTATCGAAGTCGCCAGGGCGCTTCACCGGGATCTGGCGATCGGCGGGATCGAAACTCGGGTCGGCCTGTTCGAGGACACGCTGTCCGGAGCGATCGCCGACGCGGCGCCGATCGACATGGCCTTCATCGACGGCAACCACCAGTACGAACCGACGCTCGCCTATACCGACGCCATCGCGGAGCGATCGGTCGAGGGGGCGATCTTCGTCTATGACGACGTCCGCTGGTCGGACGGCATGAAGCTGGCCTGGTCGGAAATCCTGAAGGACAGCCGGTTTCCGGTCGTCATCGACCTGCACTCGATGGGGCTGGCACTCTATGCGCCCTCCTCAAAGATCGAGCCGGTCCGAACGCCGGTCCTTTATTCCGTGCTCGCCCGCACGTGA
- a CDS encoding ABC transporter ATP-binding protein — MISVTPSATPADDSLLSLLRRFYRHLSAARRRELGFLLGLMFVGAMAELVTLGAVVPFLAVLFGTDAASAGNPAVIDTLIPPGLLSAPNAVYIASGVLITVALLAATMSIVMYRAVYKYVFAIANDFGIDAYRKTLYQPYSYHLNQNSSDVIAVTNSTQILLFYVLLPFFEAFLAGFVAIFIILALLVIDASSALIAGSAFAAIYLTITRLVKPLLNRNSVRIAAAQTDRVKSVQEGLGDIRDILLDGTQEAYVQKFAQVETGLRQAQAVNFSLAVLPRFAAEGIGIMIIVSLALWLSRTEGGIIASLPVLGALALGAQRLLPLAQKVYAGWSRAAGSRSVLLDVLVFLDQEIPPEFQAAAPTAPVEFEREIRFDHLTFRYTPDGETVLDAIDLAIAKGERIGVVGKTGSGKSTLMDLLMGLIAPSEGAIRVDGVEITRDNRRAWQAQIAHVPQAIFLSDGTIAENIALGRPREAIDMARVRECAERAQLTDLIGKEPDGYDTIVGERGVRLSGGQRQRIGIARALYKRASVLIFDEATSALDDQTERHLLSAIAGLKRDDYTMIFVTHQQASLGLCDRVVELGEGHILSITEQATEAAGAAGPEPRMGS; from the coding sequence ATGATCTCCGTCACGCCCTCCGCCACCCCGGCCGACGACTCGCTCCTGTCGCTTCTCAGGCGGTTCTACCGGCACCTGTCCGCGGCGCGTCGGCGCGAGCTCGGTTTTCTTCTGGGCCTGATGTTCGTCGGCGCAATGGCGGAGCTGGTCACGCTCGGCGCGGTGGTGCCGTTCCTGGCGGTCCTGTTCGGGACAGATGCGGCGTCAGCCGGCAACCCGGCGGTCATCGACACCCTGATCCCGCCGGGCCTGCTGTCGGCGCCGAATGCGGTCTATATCGCCAGCGGCGTGCTGATCACGGTCGCGCTCCTCGCAGCGACCATGAGCATCGTGATGTACCGCGCGGTCTACAAGTACGTCTTCGCGATCGCCAACGACTTCGGCATCGACGCTTACCGCAAGACGCTTTATCAGCCCTATTCCTACCATCTGAACCAGAATTCCAGCGACGTCATAGCCGTCACGAATTCGACGCAGATTCTGCTCTTCTACGTGCTGCTGCCGTTCTTCGAGGCGTTTCTGGCCGGTTTCGTCGCGATCTTCATCATTCTCGCCCTCCTCGTCATCGACGCCAGCAGCGCCCTGATCGCCGGATCCGCCTTCGCCGCGATCTATCTGACCATCACCCGTCTGGTGAAGCCGCTCCTGAACCGCAACAGCGTGCGCATCGCGGCCGCGCAGACCGACCGGGTCAAATCCGTGCAGGAGGGCCTCGGCGACATCCGCGACATTCTGCTGGACGGCACCCAGGAGGCCTACGTCCAGAAATTCGCCCAGGTGGAGACCGGCCTGCGCCAGGCCCAGGCGGTGAACTTCTCGCTCGCCGTGCTGCCGCGCTTCGCCGCCGAGGGCATCGGCATCATGATCATCGTCTCACTGGCGCTGTGGCTGAGCCGGACGGAAGGCGGGATCATCGCCTCGCTTCCCGTGCTCGGCGCGCTCGCCCTCGGTGCGCAGCGGCTGCTTCCGCTCGCCCAGAAGGTCTATGCCGGCTGGAGCCGGGCCGCCGGCAGCCGGTCCGTGCTTCTGGACGTGCTCGTGTTCCTGGATCAGGAGATTCCGCCGGAGTTCCAGGCCGCCGCCCCGACCGCGCCCGTGGAATTTGAGCGCGAGATCCGCTTCGACCACCTCACGTTCCGCTACACGCCCGACGGCGAGACCGTGCTCGACGCCATCGACCTCGCCATCGCGAAGGGCGAACGGATCGGTGTCGTCGGCAAGACCGGCTCCGGCAAGAGCACGCTGATGGACCTCCTGATGGGACTGATCGCGCCCTCCGAAGGTGCGATCCGGGTCGATGGCGTGGAGATCACCCGGGACAACCGGCGCGCCTGGCAGGCCCAGATCGCCCACGTCCCCCAGGCGATCTTCCTGTCCGACGGAACGATCGCCGAGAACATCGCGCTCGGCCGCCCCCGGGAAGCCATCGACATGGCGCGGGTGCGCGAGTGCGCCGAGCGGGCCCAGCTCACCGATCTGATCGGGAAGGAGCCGGACGGCTACGACACCATCGTCGGCGAACGCGGGGTGCGGCTGTCCGGCGGCCAGCGCCAGCGCATCGGCATCGCCCGTGCCCTCTACAAGCGCGCCAGCGTTCTGATCTTCGACGAGGCGACCAGCGCCCTCGACGATCAGACCGAGCGCCATCTGCTGTCGGCCATCGCCGGCCTGAAACGCGACGACTACACCATGATCTTCGTCACCCACCAGCAGGCCTCGCTCGGCCTGTGCGACCGGGTGGTGGAGCTCGGCGAGGGCCACATCCTGTCCATTACCGAACAGGCGACCGAAGCCGCGGGCGCAGCCGGACCGGAACCACGGATGGGATCATGA